The following are from one region of the Arthrobacter sp. TMP15 genome:
- a CDS encoding YigZ family protein, producing the protein MVSQTPESQRATPGRNTYTTLAAGPDFRHELSIKRSRFITVLRRVENESAARDLVAELRREFHDARHHCSAFVIGAERGVQRSNDDGEPSGTAGMPMLEALLKRQTRPGGTPAGAAADLSDVCAVVVRYFGGILLGAGGLVRAYSESVSSAVSKAPLVRRERLSLFQIALPHAEAGRLENELRSAGYTMTGNEYHAVATHVGLAMPDDAAVIASATARLASLTAGRYILAAAGTQWVDTSVSPHR; encoded by the coding sequence ATGGTGAGCCAGACACCCGAATCTCAGCGTGCCACGCCCGGCCGCAACACTTACACCACCTTGGCGGCCGGTCCCGATTTCCGCCACGAGCTCAGCATCAAACGTTCCCGTTTCATCACTGTCCTGCGCCGGGTGGAGAATGAGTCCGCAGCGCGTGACCTCGTAGCTGAGCTGCGGCGTGAATTTCATGATGCGAGGCATCACTGTTCAGCGTTTGTGATTGGCGCAGAGCGTGGGGTGCAACGATCAAATGACGATGGTGAGCCCTCTGGGACAGCGGGCATGCCAATGTTGGAGGCATTGCTTAAGCGCCAGACGCGTCCCGGCGGCACCCCGGCGGGAGCCGCCGCTGATCTAAGCGATGTGTGCGCCGTCGTCGTACGTTATTTTGGCGGGATCCTGTTGGGCGCAGGGGGCTTAGTGAGGGCCTACTCAGAATCTGTCAGCTCGGCAGTTAGCAAAGCCCCGCTTGTACGGCGCGAACGGCTGAGCCTGTTCCAAATTGCCCTGCCGCATGCGGAGGCTGGTCGGTTGGAGAACGAGTTGCGCAGTGCGGGTTATACGATGACGGGTAATGAGTACCATGCCGTTGCCACTCATGTGGGCCTGGCGATGCCCGACGATGCCGCAGTGATAGCTTCTGCCACCGCGCGTTTGGCATCGTTAACTGCCGGTCGCTATATTTTAGCCGCTGCTGGTACGCAGTGGGTGGATACCTCAGTTAGCCCTCACCGCTAG
- the coaE gene encoding dephospho-CoA kinase → MLSLGLTGGIAAGKSLLSARFRELGAHVIDADKLAREVVAPGTPGLDAVVNQFGLSLRLADGSLDRARLGSLVFSDKAARESLNSIIHPLVRAEAESLKRAAGAGTIVVQDIPLLVETGQGANFHLVVVAQAATDVRVARMVRERGMSPEDALARIAAQATDDQRAAAADVVIVNEGAPEQALAELDALWHLRLLPFAANLASGVSAPGPGSAMIVPSDPNWAYQGARIMARLAKATGENAVGIDHIGSTAVPGLAAKDVLDLQIRVRSLDVADALAQPLAEAGYPSRNGEWWDTGHDFAGGSKGQRWEKRFHNSADPGRPVNLHIRVDGSPAAVFAVTFRDWLHASPEATSQYESLKRALARKHSEDTSSAAYATAKEPYFAEVVPDMAAWLARHKTFG, encoded by the coding sequence ATGCTCTCCTTAGGTCTCACCGGCGGCATCGCCGCCGGCAAATCACTGCTCAGCGCCCGGTTCCGTGAGCTGGGCGCCCACGTCATAGATGCTGATAAATTGGCCCGCGAAGTAGTGGCGCCCGGGACTCCAGGCCTTGACGCCGTGGTGAATCAGTTTGGGCTTTCGCTGCGCCTTGCCGACGGTTCACTTGATCGCGCACGACTTGGTTCTCTTGTGTTTTCCGACAAAGCAGCCCGGGAATCGCTTAACTCCATCATTCATCCTCTTGTGCGAGCAGAAGCGGAGTCGCTCAAGCGTGCGGCGGGAGCCGGCACCATTGTGGTTCAGGACATTCCACTGCTCGTGGAGACAGGGCAGGGTGCCAACTTTCACCTCGTGGTGGTGGCGCAGGCGGCCACGGATGTTCGGGTGGCACGGATGGTGCGTGAGCGTGGCATGTCCCCCGAAGACGCACTGGCCAGAATCGCGGCTCAAGCCACTGACGATCAGCGGGCTGCCGCAGCAGATGTGGTGATAGTCAATGAAGGCGCACCAGAGCAGGCCTTAGCTGAACTGGATGCACTGTGGCATCTTCGCCTGCTTCCCTTCGCCGCCAACCTGGCTAGCGGAGTCAGCGCACCTGGTCCCGGCTCGGCAATGATTGTACCGAGCGATCCGAACTGGGCGTACCAGGGGGCAAGGATCATGGCACGGCTGGCCAAGGCTACGGGGGAGAATGCCGTGGGTATAGACCATATTGGTTCCACGGCCGTGCCCGGACTGGCCGCCAAAGATGTTCTAGACCTACAAATTAGGGTCCGCAGTCTCGATGTTGCTGACGCCTTGGCCCAACCACTAGCGGAGGCGGGCTATCCGTCTCGGAACGGTGAATGGTGGGATACGGGCCATGACTTTGCTGGGGGGAGTAAAGGCCAGCGGTGGGAGAAGCGGTTCCACAACTCGGCCGACCCTGGCCGCCCGGTAAACCTGCATATTCGGGTTGACGGCTCACCGGCTGCGGTCTTTGCTGTGACATTTCGTGACTGGCTCCACGCTTCACCCGAGGCCACGAGCCAGTATGAGTCCCTCAAGCGCGCTCTTGCCAGAAAGCACTCCGAAGATACTTCAAGTGCCGCCTACGCTACGGCAAAGGAGCCCTACTTTGCTGAAGTGGTGCCTGACATGGCTGCGTGGTTGGCCAGGCATAAAACGTTCGGGTAA
- a CDS encoding DUF4190 domain-containing protein, translating to MSSNTPEKPIQPSAAQQSPVAPPAYGQAPYGQPAPYGQAPAQDPGKTMAIISIILPFVGFSLVGLILAIVAKVKSKKAGHKNTLAFVSIIVNALIMVLTIIGIIVAVTYFAGLANEITQACQDGAQSVTINGETIPCPTNSSY from the coding sequence ATGTCTTCGAATACACCCGAAAAACCCATTCAACCCTCAGCTGCACAGCAGAGTCCTGTTGCACCTCCCGCTTACGGCCAGGCACCCTACGGTCAGCCTGCACCGTACGGTCAGGCACCCGCCCAGGACCCGGGCAAGACAATGGCCATCATCTCCATTATTCTTCCCTTTGTTGGCTTCAGCCTTGTTGGTTTGATCTTGGCAATTGTGGCCAAGGTGAAGTCCAAAAAGGCTGGTCACAAGAACACGTTGGCTTTCGTCTCCATCATTGTCAATGCCTTGATCATGGTCCTGACAATTATCGGCATCATCGTAGCCGTAACCTACTTCGCTGGTTTGGCTAACGAAATCACACAGGCCTGCCAGGATGGCGCGCAGTCTGTCACGATCAACGGGGAAACCATTCCTTGCCCAACCAACAGTTCGTACTAA
- the uvrB gene encoding excinuclease ABC subunit UvrB, which translates to MSLAQEINRIVAPFEVISDFKPAGDQPAAIKELTERINNGEKDVVLLGATGTGKSATTAWLIEQVQRPTLVMVQNKTLAAQLANEFRELLPNNAVEYFVSYYDYYQPEAYVPQSDTFIEKDSSVNEEVERLRHSATNALLTRRDVIVVATVSCIYGLGTPEEYVAGMVTLTRGDQMNRDDLLRKFVSMQYARNDIDFHRGTFRVRGDTVEIIPMYEEQAIRIEFFGDEIENIHTLHPLTGEIIREENEMYVFPASHYVAGPERMARAVKQIEDELAIRTQELESQNKLLEAQRLRMRTTYDLEMMEQMGFCNGIENYSRHIDGRSQGSAPHCLIDYFPDDFLLVIDESHVTVPQIGAMYEGDMSRKRTLVDHGFRLPSAMDNRPLKWDEFLERVGQTVYLSATPGKYELGMSDGYVQQIIRPTGLIDPQIVVKPSQDQINDLLGEIRKRTAKNERVLVTTLTKRMSEDLTDYLLGNGIKVQYLHSDVDTLRRVELLRELRMGVFDVLVGINLLREGLDLPEVSLVSILDADKEGFLRSSTSLIQTIGRAARNVSGEVHMYADRITASMEFAIDETNRRREIQVNYNLAHGIDPQPLRKKIADITDQLAREDADTAALLEEARSKREGSSKKKPIRNDGLAARPAAELISLIEELTAQMHGAAADLHFELAARLRDEVGDLKKELRQMREAGHA; encoded by the coding sequence ATGAGCCTTGCGCAAGAGATCAATCGTATAGTTGCACCATTTGAAGTCATCAGTGATTTTAAGCCTGCCGGTGATCAGCCGGCTGCCATTAAAGAACTTACTGAGCGCATCAACAACGGTGAAAAAGACGTGGTGCTCTTGGGTGCCACTGGAACAGGTAAGTCGGCAACAACAGCATGGCTGATCGAACAAGTTCAACGACCCACCCTTGTCATGGTTCAAAACAAAACACTGGCAGCTCAGCTTGCCAACGAATTCCGTGAACTATTGCCCAACAATGCGGTTGAGTACTTCGTGTCTTACTACGACTACTACCAGCCTGAAGCTTATGTGCCCCAGTCTGACACCTTCATTGAAAAAGACTCTTCCGTCAACGAAGAAGTTGAACGGCTCAGACACTCGGCCACCAATGCCCTGCTGACTCGTCGAGACGTGATAGTTGTTGCCACCGTTTCCTGCATCTACGGTCTGGGCACTCCAGAAGAGTACGTGGCGGGGATGGTAACCCTGACACGCGGCGATCAAATGAACCGCGACGATCTACTGCGAAAATTTGTGAGCATGCAGTATGCCCGCAACGACATTGACTTCCACCGTGGAACGTTCCGGGTCCGTGGGGACACAGTTGAGATCATCCCCATGTACGAAGAGCAGGCCATCAGGATTGAGTTCTTCGGTGATGAAATTGAGAACATCCATACGCTGCACCCGCTAACCGGAGAGATCATCCGGGAAGAAAATGAAATGTATGTTTTCCCTGCCTCCCATTACGTAGCGGGACCGGAACGGATGGCGCGCGCCGTCAAACAAATCGAAGACGAATTAGCGATCCGCACCCAAGAGCTGGAAAGCCAAAACAAACTTCTCGAGGCACAGCGGTTGCGCATGCGCACCACCTATGACTTGGAGATGATGGAGCAGATGGGCTTCTGCAACGGCATCGAAAACTACTCCCGGCACATCGACGGGAGGTCCCAAGGCAGCGCCCCACACTGTCTGATCGATTACTTCCCGGATGACTTCTTGCTTGTCATCGACGAATCCCATGTGACAGTTCCACAAATTGGTGCAATGTATGAGGGCGATATGTCCCGCAAACGAACCTTGGTGGACCATGGTTTCCGGCTACCCTCCGCCATGGATAACAGGCCGCTGAAGTGGGATGAATTCTTAGAACGAGTTGGCCAGACGGTCTACCTCTCGGCGACGCCAGGTAAATACGAGCTGGGCATGTCCGATGGCTACGTCCAACAGATCATTCGGCCAACCGGTTTGATCGACCCGCAGATTGTTGTGAAACCATCCCAAGATCAGATCAATGACTTGCTGGGTGAAATCCGTAAACGGACCGCGAAAAATGAGCGTGTCCTTGTCACGACTTTGACGAAGCGGATGTCTGAAGACCTGACCGATTATTTGCTGGGTAACGGTATTAAGGTTCAGTACCTTCACTCGGACGTTGACACGCTGCGACGAGTTGAGCTGCTGCGCGAGCTGCGCATGGGTGTTTTTGACGTCCTGGTCGGCATCAATCTGCTGCGCGAGGGTTTGGACTTACCCGAGGTCTCACTTGTTAGTATCCTTGACGCCGATAAGGAGGGGTTCCTCCGCTCCTCAACATCCCTGATCCAAACCATCGGCCGTGCCGCCCGTAACGTCTCCGGTGAGGTGCACATGTACGCGGACAGGATCACGGCGTCAATGGAATTTGCCATTGACGAAACAAACCGGCGTCGTGAGATTCAGGTCAATTACAACTTGGCACACGGGATAGACCCGCAGCCGCTGCGTAAGAAGATCGCCGACATCACCGACCAGCTGGCACGAGAAGACGCCGACACCGCTGCACTGCTTGAAGAGGCCCGGAGCAAGCGAGAAGGCTCTAGCAAGAAAAAGCCTATCCGAAACGACGGTCTAGCTGCACGTCCTGCAGCTGAACTTATTAGCTTGATTGAGGAGCTCACGGCACAAATGCACGGAGCCGCAGCTGATTTGCACTTTGAATTAGCAGCACGTTTGCGCGATGAAGTAGGGGATCTGAAGAAGGAGCTGCGCCAGATGCGCGAGGCAGGTCACGCCTGA
- a CDS encoding alpha/beta fold hydrolase has translation MTLAKSAVHRSLAPFEVRGLRAQDHYFTVPLDHTHPGGPSIEVFARELSDPKHIDLPWLLFLQGGPGGKGNRPAGMAGWLKEAVKSFRVLMLDQRGTGLSTPANRQTLPLVGDTAAQANYLSHFRATDIVADAELIRHALASGPWSIFGQSFGGFCALSYLSFAPEGVKEALVTGGLGPLSGPADQVYQATFKRLRSRNAEYFAKYPRDRDTLTRIMHHVEQVPEQLPTGERLTPERLQMLGNFLGGNTRFDALHFLLEDAFIDTADGARLSDSFLSSVGAYVSRSGNPLYALMHESIYVQGEATNWAADRVLANNPDFHPYAAVPLLTGEAIYPWYFEQDPALVPLKELADVLAARTAGWGPLYDREQLGRNTVPAAAAVYTDDIFVDRDISLATAAAVNGLQVWETADFHHDGIADDGEGIFARLLAMVRA, from the coding sequence ATGACGCTGGCAAAGTCTGCCGTGCACCGTTCTTTGGCCCCGTTCGAGGTCCGAGGTCTGCGTGCGCAGGACCATTACTTCACTGTTCCCTTGGATCATACCCATCCAGGCGGCCCCTCAATTGAAGTCTTCGCCAGGGAACTAAGCGATCCCAAACACATAGATTTACCGTGGTTGTTGTTCCTTCAGGGAGGTCCCGGAGGGAAGGGTAACCGCCCCGCAGGCATGGCAGGATGGCTCAAAGAAGCCGTCAAGAGTTTCCGTGTTCTGATGCTAGACCAGCGTGGAACCGGCCTGTCCACACCAGCCAACCGGCAGACGCTGCCGCTGGTGGGTGACACGGCCGCGCAAGCAAATTATCTCTCACACTTCCGTGCCACTGACATCGTGGCTGATGCCGAATTGATCAGGCACGCACTTGCTTCTGGACCCTGGAGTATTTTTGGTCAGAGCTTTGGCGGTTTCTGCGCCCTCAGTTACCTCTCTTTTGCCCCCGAGGGTGTCAAGGAGGCACTCGTCACCGGTGGCCTGGGGCCCCTTTCGGGTCCGGCAGATCAGGTATACCAGGCCACTTTTAAACGCCTGCGCAGCCGGAATGCGGAATACTTCGCCAAATATCCACGGGACAGGGATACTCTCACGCGCATCATGCACCACGTTGAACAGGTGCCGGAGCAGCTTCCCACGGGTGAGCGTCTCACCCCCGAACGGTTACAGATGCTGGGTAACTTTCTTGGCGGCAACACCCGCTTCGACGCACTCCACTTCCTTCTTGAGGACGCCTTCATTGACACGGCCGACGGCGCTCGGCTCTCCGACTCGTTCTTGTCCAGCGTGGGAGCGTACGTCAGCCGGAGCGGGAATCCGCTTTATGCGCTCATGCACGAGTCAATTTATGTTCAGGGTGAGGCAACGAATTGGGCCGCTGACCGCGTGCTAGCAAATAACCCGGACTTCCACCCCTACGCCGCCGTTCCGTTGCTCACAGGCGAGGCCATTTATCCTTGGTACTTCGAACAGGACCCAGCCCTGGTGCCTCTCAAAGAACTGGCCGATGTGCTGGCCGCACGGACGGCGGGTTGGGGACCACTTTATGATCGTGAACAGTTGGGCCGGAACACCGTTCCGGCTGCCGCAGCCGTGTACACGGACGATATTTTTGTTGACAGGGACATCTCCCTGGCCACCGCGGCAGCCGTAAACGGCCTACAGGTGTGGGAAACCGCTGACTTTCACCACGACGGCATAGCTGACGATGGCGAGGGTATCTTCGCCCGACTGCTGGCCATGGTGCGCGCCTAA
- a CDS encoding GNAT family N-acetyltransferase, translating to MSFPRTAVPADVPAILGMIHDLAVYEKEPDAVVNTTEMLHANLFGDNPQIYAHVVDSPVAGEPIVGFALWFLNYSTWEGTHGIHLEDLYVRPDARGGGYGKALLRRLAQIAVERGYARVEWSVLDWNEPSIKFYHSLGAAPMDGWHVFRLDGAALDGFGAPLNSEARS from the coding sequence ATGAGTTTTCCCCGCACTGCCGTGCCCGCTGATGTCCCCGCCATACTTGGCATGATTCACGATCTGGCTGTTTACGAAAAGGAACCGGATGCGGTGGTCAACACCACCGAGATGCTCCACGCGAACCTTTTTGGTGACAACCCGCAGATTTACGCTCACGTGGTTGACTCCCCCGTCGCGGGCGAGCCGATTGTGGGTTTTGCGCTCTGGTTCCTGAACTATTCCACTTGGGAAGGCACCCATGGGATCCACCTTGAAGATCTGTACGTGCGCCCCGACGCTCGCGGCGGTGGATATGGGAAGGCATTGCTGCGCAGATTGGCTCAGATTGCCGTGGAGCGTGGCTATGCCCGAGTGGAATGGAGCGTTCTTGACTGGAATGAACCATCCATCAAGTTCTACCATTCCCTCGGTGCAGCCCCGATGGATGGCTGGCATGTTTTCCGGCTGGACGGTGCCGCATTGGACGGTTTCGGTGCACCCCTAAACAGCGAGGCCCGCTCATGA